From a single Mycolicibacterium moriokaense genomic region:
- a CDS encoding urease subunit gamma → MRLTPHEQDRLLLSYAAELARRRQARGLKLNHPEAVALITDHLLEGARDGRTVAELMASGREVLSRDDVMDGVPEMLEDVQVEATFPDGTKLVTVHHPIP, encoded by the coding sequence ATGCGATTAACGCCGCATGAACAGGACCGGTTGCTGTTGTCATACGCCGCTGAACTGGCACGTCGCAGGCAGGCTCGTGGCCTCAAGCTCAATCACCCCGAGGCGGTCGCGTTGATCACCGATCACCTCCTGGAGGGGGCCCGCGACGGTCGCACGGTCGCGGAGCTGATGGCCAGTGGCCGTGAGGTTCTCAGCCGCGACGACGTGATGGACGGCGTTCCGGAGATGCTCGAGGACGTCCAGGTGGAGGCGACGTTCCCCGACGGTACGAAACTCGTGACCGTCCACCATCCGATCCCATGA
- a CDS encoding urease subunit beta, which yields MTADRPAWAPGEIVYGDGDIEINAGAQRLEMEIVNTGDRPVQVGSHVHLPQSNAALQFDRDAAHGHRLDVPAGTAVRFEPGVAQRVRLVPLTGSREVHGLSLQPPGKLDK from the coding sequence ATGACCGCCGACCGCCCGGCGTGGGCCCCCGGCGAAATCGTCTACGGGGACGGCGATATCGAGATCAACGCGGGCGCGCAGCGACTCGAGATGGAGATCGTCAACACCGGTGACCGACCCGTCCAGGTCGGCAGTCACGTGCATCTGCCGCAGAGCAATGCCGCGCTGCAGTTCGACCGCGACGCCGCCCACGGTCACCGGCTCGACGTTCCCGCCGGCACGGCGGTGCGGTTCGAACCCGGTGTCGCGCAGCGGGTCCGGCTGGTTCCACTGACCGGTTCGCGTGAGGTGCACGGGCTGAGCCTGCAGCCGCCGGGCAAATTGGACAAGTGA
- a CDS encoding urease subunit alpha: MSAVSRSRYAALFGPTTGDRIRLADTDLFVEITEDRSGGPGLAGDEAVFGGGKVLRESMGQGRASRADGAPDTVITGAVIIDYWGIIKADIGLRDGRICAIGKSGNPDIMSGVHPDLVVGPSTEVIAGNGRIVTAGAIDCHVHLICPQIKEEALGGGITTIIAGGTGPAEGSKATTVTPGAWHLGRMLEALDSWPMNIALLGKGNTVSGEAMWEQLRGGAAGFKLHEDWGTTPAAIDACLTVCEAAGVQANIHTDTLNEAGFVEDTLAAIKGRSIHAYHTEGAGGGHAPDIITVAGHPNVLPSSTNPTRPHTVNTLDEHLDMLMVCHHLNPSVPEDLAFAESRIRPSTIAAEDLLHDIGAISMIGSDAQAMGRIGEVVIRTWQTAHVMKRRRGFLPGDTRADNTRAQRYVAKYTICPAVAHGLDHEIGSVEVGKLADLVLWEPAFFGVRPHAVVKGGMIAWAAMGDANASIPTPQPVLPRPMFGAEPAAAAATSVHFVSQQAVDDGLAERLAVNRRLVAVKNVRGVGKAQMPYNDALPEIEVDPDTFTVRIDGEVWQEDPAVELPMAQRYFLF, translated from the coding sequence ATGAGCGCTGTTTCCCGGTCCAGATACGCCGCGCTGTTCGGCCCGACCACCGGCGACCGCATCCGGCTGGCCGACACGGATCTGTTCGTCGAGATCACCGAGGACCGCAGTGGCGGCCCGGGACTGGCCGGCGACGAGGCGGTATTCGGTGGCGGTAAGGTGCTGCGCGAGTCGATGGGCCAGGGCCGCGCATCCCGCGCCGACGGTGCACCCGACACGGTGATCACGGGTGCCGTGATCATCGATTACTGGGGAATCATCAAGGCGGACATCGGACTTCGCGACGGCCGCATCTGCGCGATCGGCAAGTCCGGCAATCCCGACATCATGTCCGGGGTTCATCCTGATCTGGTTGTCGGCCCGTCGACCGAAGTCATCGCAGGCAACGGACGCATCGTCACCGCGGGGGCGATCGACTGTCACGTGCACCTGATCTGTCCGCAGATCAAGGAGGAAGCGCTCGGCGGTGGCATCACGACGATCATCGCGGGCGGCACCGGACCCGCGGAGGGCAGCAAGGCCACCACCGTGACGCCGGGGGCATGGCATCTGGGCCGCATGCTGGAGGCGCTGGACTCGTGGCCGATGAACATCGCGTTGCTCGGCAAGGGCAACACGGTGAGCGGCGAGGCGATGTGGGAGCAGTTGCGCGGTGGCGCAGCAGGTTTCAAGCTCCACGAGGACTGGGGCACGACCCCGGCCGCGATCGATGCGTGCCTGACCGTGTGTGAAGCCGCTGGAGTGCAGGCCAACATCCACACCGACACCCTCAATGAGGCCGGGTTCGTCGAGGACACGCTCGCCGCGATCAAGGGCCGGTCGATCCACGCGTATCACACCGAGGGCGCCGGCGGCGGCCACGCACCTGACATCATCACCGTTGCAGGCCATCCCAACGTGCTGCCGAGTTCGACCAACCCGACGCGGCCGCACACGGTGAACACGCTCGACGAGCATCTCGACATGTTGATGGTGTGCCACCACCTCAACCCAAGCGTTCCCGAGGATCTCGCGTTCGCCGAGAGCCGGATTCGGCCGTCCACCATCGCCGCCGAGGACCTGCTGCACGACATCGGCGCGATCTCGATGATCGGCAGCGATGCCCAGGCGATGGGCCGCATCGGCGAGGTGGTCATTCGGACGTGGCAGACCGCACACGTGATGAAGCGCCGCCGCGGATTCCTGCCGGGGGATACGCGTGCCGACAACACCCGGGCGCAGCGCTACGTCGCGAAGTATACGATCTGCCCGGCCGTCGCCCACGGCCTGGACCACGAGATCGGCTCGGTGGAGGTCGGCAAGCTCGCCGACCTCGTGCTGTGGGAGCCGGCGTTCTTCGGTGTGCGCCCCCACGCGGTGGTCAAGGGCGGCATGATCGCCTGGGCGGCAATGGGAGACGCCAACGCGTCGATTCCCACGCCGCAGCCCGTGCTGCCGCGGCCGATGTTCGGTGCCGAGCCCGCGGCGGCCGCGGCGACGTCCGTGCATTTCGTATCCCAGCAGGCAGTCGACGACGGGCTCGCCGAGCGGCTAGCCGTCAACCGCCGACTCGTCGCCGTCAAGAATGTCCGCGGTGTCGGCAAGGCGCAGATGCCTTACAACGACGCGCTTCCCGAGATCGAGGTCGACCCCGATACCTTCACCGTCCGCATCGACGGCGAGGTGTGGCAGGAGGACCCCGCCGTCGAATTGCCGATGGCGCAACGCTATTTCCTGTTCTAA
- a CDS encoding urease accessory protein UreF, giving the protein MTNLATLLTLSDSRLPTGGHVHSGGVEEAVAEGLVRDLATLRAFLCRRIRTTGLVSASIAAAVHGGSLSVTQADREIDARTPAPAARQASRAQGRGLLRLARRVWPDERWEGLGATPHLPVVAGEVGAASGLEPEQTALTVVYTTMTNSATAAQRLLALDPGDVAALTFELAALCDQTAVSACKELADLSDPLLDVLAQRHSHRERPLFAS; this is encoded by the coding sequence ATGACCAACCTGGCGACGCTGCTGACGCTTTCGGACTCGCGGCTGCCCACGGGCGGCCACGTGCATTCCGGCGGCGTCGAGGAGGCCGTCGCCGAGGGGCTGGTCCGCGATCTCGCGACGCTGCGGGCGTTCCTGTGCCGGCGGATCCGCACCACCGGGTTGGTGAGCGCGTCGATCGCCGCCGCCGTGCACGGCGGCAGCCTGAGCGTCACCCAGGCCGACCGCGAGATCGACGCCCGCACACCGGCGCCCGCGGCCCGCCAGGCGTCCCGTGCGCAGGGGCGTGGCCTGCTGCGGCTGGCGCGACGGGTCTGGCCGGACGAGCGCTGGGAAGGGTTGGGCGCCACCCCGCATCTGCCCGTGGTCGCGGGTGAGGTGGGTGCGGCCAGCGGCCTGGAACCGGAGCAGACGGCGCTGACGGTGGTCTACACGACAATGACCAACTCGGCGACCGCCGCGCAACGGCTGCTCGCGCTCGACCCCGGGGATGTCGCGGCGTTGACGTTCGAGCTCGCAGCGTTGTGCGACCAGACCGCGGTGTCGGCGTGTAAGGAGCTGGCCGACCTGTCCGATCCGCTGCTCGACGTGCTGGCCCAGCGACACAGCCACCGCGAGCGACCGTTGTTCGCCTCTTGA
- the ureG gene encoding urease accessory protein UreG, with amino-acid sequence MPPHFLDGQPHGHADRPKRQRTAGEPLRVGVGGPVGSGKTALVAALCRQLRDELSLAVLTNDIYTTEDADFLRRHAVLPDGRIAAVQTGGCPHTAIRDDITANLDAIDDLIAGNERLDLILVESGGDNLTATFSSGLVDVQIFVIDVAGGDKVPRKGGPGVTYSDLLVINKTDLAPLVGADLDVMRRDAAAVRDGRPAVLISLTEDPAATDVLTWVRAQLRVPV; translated from the coding sequence ATGCCACCGCATTTCCTCGACGGTCAGCCGCACGGTCATGCCGATCGCCCCAAGCGTCAGCGGACGGCGGGGGAGCCGCTGCGCGTCGGCGTCGGCGGACCCGTCGGTTCGGGCAAGACGGCGCTCGTCGCCGCGCTGTGCAGGCAACTGCGTGACGAGCTGTCACTCGCCGTGCTGACCAACGACATCTACACCACCGAGGACGCCGACTTCCTACGCCGTCACGCGGTGCTGCCCGACGGCCGGATCGCTGCGGTGCAGACCGGTGGCTGCCCGCACACCGCGATCCGCGACGACATCACCGCCAACCTCGACGCGATCGACGACCTCATCGCCGGCAACGAACGGCTCGATCTCATCCTCGTCGAGTCCGGCGGCGACAACCTCACGGCCACCTTCTCGTCGGGGCTCGTCGACGTCCAGATCTTCGTCATCGACGTCGCCGGTGGCGACAAGGTGCCGCGGAAGGGCGGACCCGGGGTGACCTACTCGGACCTGCTGGTCATCAACAAGACCGACCTGGCGCCGCTCGTCGGAGCCGACCTGGACGTGATGCGCCGCGACGCGGCCGCGGTCCGCGACGGCCGTCCCGCGGTGCTGATCTCGCTGACCGAAGACCCTGCCGCGACGGACGTGCTGACGTGGGTGCGTGCACAGTTGCGGGTGCCGGTCTGA
- a CDS encoding urease accessory protein UreD produces MRSDVLIVARRDRRPRIESTGGLAARETESDTVHLVSTAATPLGGDSVRVRIVVEPGARLRVRTVAATVTLPGASTHESHAIWDLEVAGELDLDPEPTVVAAASRHLTSTRLALDGAGRARLRERIQIGRSGERQGFWSGSLHADVDGSALLRHRVELGRGSVADDELSAPMACISELHYPETKVDTAGMALALAGGGCLSTWQGERL; encoded by the coding sequence ATGCGGTCCGACGTGCTCATCGTCGCGCGCCGTGACCGGCGGCCGCGCATCGAATCCACGGGTGGGCTCGCCGCACGCGAAACCGAAAGCGACACCGTGCATCTGGTGTCGACAGCGGCGACCCCGCTCGGCGGCGACTCCGTCCGCGTGCGCATCGTCGTGGAACCGGGCGCCCGCCTGCGGGTGCGGACAGTCGCGGCGACGGTGACACTGCCCGGTGCGAGCACCCATGAGTCACATGCGATCTGGGACCTGGAGGTCGCGGGTGAGCTCGACCTCGATCCGGAACCCACGGTCGTCGCCGCCGCCTCCCGGCACCTCACGTCGACACGCCTTGCACTCGACGGGGCGGGTCGCGCCCGGCTGCGTGAACGCATTCAGATCGGCAGAAGCGGTGAGCGGCAGGGGTTCTGGTCCGGGTCGTTGCACGCCGACGTCGACGGGTCGGCGTTGTTGCGTCATCGCGTCGAACTGGGCCGCGGCTCGGTGGCCGACGACGAGTTGTCCGCGCCGATGGCATGCATCAGCGAATTGCACTATCCCGAAACGAAAGTCGACACCGCAGGCATGGCGCTCGCGTTGGCCGGTGGCGGCTGCCTGTCGACCTGGCAGGGTGAGCGGCTCTAG
- a CDS encoding NAD(P)/FAD-dependent oxidoreductase, producing the protein MSHPGATATDRHKVVIIGSGFGGLTAAKALKRADVDIKLIAKTTHHLFQPLLYQVATGIIPSGEIAPPTRMILRKQKNAQVLLGNVTHIDLTNQTVKSELLGHTYVTPYDTLIVAAGAGQSYFGNDHFAEWAPGMKSIDDALELRARILGAFEQAERSNDPARREKLLTFTVVGAGPTGVEMAGQIAELADHTLKGSFRHIDTTTARVILLDAAPAVLPPMGEKLGKKAQARLEKMGVEIQLGAMVTDVDRNGITVKDPSGEFRRIECATKVWSAGVSASPLGRDIAEQCGAEVDRAGRVKVLPDLTVPGHRNVFVVGDMAAVEGVPGQAQGAIQGGRYAAKAIKAELKGADPEKREPFQYFDKGSMATVSRFSAVAKIGPLEFGGFIAWLAWLVLHLVYLVGFRRKLTTLVSWTVTFLSTARGNLTITEQQAYARTRIEELEEIAALVQDPDRAAV; encoded by the coding sequence ATGAGCCATCCCGGAGCCACTGCAACTGATAGGCACAAAGTCGTCATCATCGGTTCGGGGTTCGGCGGGTTGACCGCCGCCAAGGCGCTCAAGCGGGCCGACGTCGACATCAAGCTGATCGCCAAGACCACCCACCACCTGTTCCAGCCGCTGCTGTACCAGGTCGCGACGGGCATCATCCCGTCGGGTGAAATCGCCCCGCCGACCCGGATGATCTTGCGCAAGCAAAAGAACGCGCAGGTGCTGCTCGGCAACGTCACGCACATCGACCTGACCAATCAGACCGTGAAGTCCGAGCTGCTCGGGCACACGTACGTCACCCCGTACGACACGCTGATCGTCGCGGCCGGTGCCGGCCAGTCCTACTTCGGCAACGATCATTTCGCGGAGTGGGCGCCGGGCATGAAGTCGATCGACGACGCGCTGGAGTTGCGTGCCCGCATCCTGGGCGCCTTCGAGCAGGCCGAGCGGTCGAACGATCCCGCCCGCCGCGAGAAGCTGCTGACGTTCACCGTCGTCGGGGCCGGGCCGACGGGCGTCGAAATGGCCGGGCAGATTGCCGAACTCGCCGATCACACGCTGAAAGGTTCGTTCCGCCACATCGATACGACCACCGCCCGGGTGATCCTGCTCGACGCTGCGCCGGCCGTGCTTCCTCCGATGGGTGAGAAGCTCGGCAAGAAGGCTCAGGCGCGGCTGGAGAAGATGGGTGTCGAGATCCAGCTCGGTGCGATGGTCACCGACGTCGACCGCAACGGCATCACCGTCAAGGATCCCAGCGGCGAATTCCGGCGCATCGAGTGCGCGACCAAGGTCTGGTCGGCCGGTGTGTCGGCGAGCCCCCTCGGCCGCGACATCGCCGAACAGTGCGGCGCCGAGGTCGACCGGGCGGGCCGGGTGAAGGTACTGCCCGACCTCACCGTTCCCGGACACCGCAACGTGTTCGTCGTCGGCGACATGGCCGCCGTCGAAGGCGTTCCCGGCCAGGCGCAGGGCGCCATTCAGGGCGGCCGGTACGCCGCCAAGGCCATCAAGGCGGAGCTGAAGGGCGCCGACCCCGAAAAGCGCGAGCCGTTCCAGTACTTCGACAAGGGCTCCATGGCGACGGTGTCGCGGTTCTCGGCGGTCGCGAAGATCGGACCGCTGGAGTTCGGCGGCTTCATCGCCTGGCTGGCGTGGCTGGTGCTGCACCTGGTGTACCTGGTCGGGTTCCGGCGCAAGCTCACCACGCTGGTGTCGTGGACGGTGACGTTCCTGTCGACGGCGCGCGGCAACCTCACCATCACCGAACAGCAGGCGTACGCCAGAACCAGGATCGAAGAGCTCGAGGAGATTGCGGCCCTGGTACAGGATCCGGACAGAGCGGCGGTCTAG
- a CDS encoding LLM class F420-dependent oxidoreductase, with the protein MTIKLGLQIPNFSYGTGVAEIFPTVIAQAQEAEAAGFDSVFVMDHFYQLPGLGTPDQPMLEAYTALGALATATERVQLGTLVTGNTYRNPTLLAKAITTLDVISQGRAILGIGTGWYELEHDSLGYEFGTFTDRFNKLGEALEIILPMLKGERPTFNGKYYRTKEAMAEPRFREHIPLMIGGSGEKKTIPLAVKYFDHLNVIAGFDELRRKLDVVKARCEEIGRDPATLETSMLVIAIIDENVTEDLIPEDFRQQAVFGSAERVAEQIKTKVLDAGITGVILSPVTSLNGYQPGGVTAVAEALKPHLTG; encoded by the coding sequence GTGACCATCAAACTCGGACTTCAGATCCCCAACTTCTCGTACGGCACCGGCGTCGCCGAAATCTTCCCCACGGTGATCGCGCAGGCTCAGGAAGCCGAGGCCGCAGGCTTCGACTCCGTCTTCGTCATGGACCACTTCTACCAACTGCCGGGTCTCGGCACCCCGGACCAACCGATGCTCGAGGCGTACACCGCGCTGGGGGCGCTGGCGACCGCGACCGAGCGGGTCCAGTTGGGCACGTTGGTCACCGGGAACACCTACCGCAATCCCACGCTGCTGGCCAAGGCCATCACCACCCTCGACGTGATCAGCCAGGGCCGCGCGATCCTGGGCATCGGCACGGGCTGGTACGAACTCGAACACGATTCCCTTGGCTACGAGTTCGGCACGTTCACCGATCGTTTCAACAAGCTCGGCGAGGCGCTGGAGATCATCCTGCCGATGCTCAAGGGCGAGCGGCCGACGTTCAACGGAAAGTATTACCGCACAAAAGAGGCCATGGCCGAACCCCGCTTCCGCGAACACATTCCGCTGATGATCGGCGGCAGCGGCGAGAAGAAGACGATTCCGTTGGCGGTCAAGTACTTCGACCACTTGAACGTCATCGCGGGCTTCGACGAGCTGCGCCGCAAGCTGGACGTGGTCAAGGCCCGCTGCGAGGAGATCGGTCGTGACCCGGCCACGCTCGAGACGAGCATGCTGGTGATCGCGATCATCGACGAGAACGTCACCGAAGACCTGATCCCGGAGGACTTCAGGCAGCAGGCGGTGTTCGGCAGCGCCGAGCGGGTCGCCGAGCAGATCAAGACCAAGGTGCTCGACGCGGGCATCACCGGCGTCATCCTGAGCCCGGTGACGAGCCTCAACGGCTATCAGCCCGGCGGCGTCACGGCGGTCGCGGAGGCGTTGAAACCGCATCTGACGGGGTAA
- a CDS encoding SDR family oxidoreductase, giving the protein MEVLVTGGDTDLGRTIAENFRDAGHRVVIVGARRDDLEVTAKELEVDAIVLDNTDPASLEAARSHFPHHLDTIVNVPAPDWDGGDPRTYSLADLATAWRKALESTALSAVLTVQILGDHLRSGGTIINVVPENPAEGSAGAAIKAAVSDWTAGQATHFGIRGITVNTVASGRSAEPGYDGLTRTPPSVAEEISRLALFLTTPAARHITGQTLHVSHGALANFG; this is encoded by the coding sequence ATGGAGGTGCTTGTCACCGGCGGCGACACCGATCTGGGCCGGACGATCGCAGAAAACTTCCGTGACGCGGGGCACCGGGTCGTCATCGTCGGCGCACGCCGCGACGACCTCGAGGTGACCGCGAAGGAACTCGAGGTCGATGCCATCGTCCTCGACAACACCGACCCCGCGAGCCTCGAGGCGGCGCGGAGTCATTTCCCCCACCACCTGGACACCATCGTCAACGTGCCCGCCCCGGACTGGGACGGCGGCGACCCGCGGACGTATTCGCTGGCCGACCTGGCCACGGCGTGGCGCAAGGCGCTCGAGAGCACCGCGCTCTCGGCCGTGCTCACCGTGCAGATCCTCGGCGATCACCTCCGGTCGGGCGGGACGATCATCAACGTCGTTCCCGAGAACCCGGCCGAGGGCAGCGCCGGAGCCGCCATCAAGGCGGCGGTGTCCGACTGGACCGCCGGGCAGGCGACGCACTTCGGGATCCGCGGCATCACCGTCAACACGGTCGCATCGGGCCGCAGCGCCGAACCCGGCTACGACGGGCTGACGCGTACGCCGCCGTCGGTGGCCGAGGAGATCAGCCGGCTCGCATTGTTCCTGACCACGCCGGCCGCGCGCCACATCACCGGGCAGACGCTGCACGTCAGCCACGGCGCGCTCGCAAACTTCGGCTGA
- a CDS encoding ABC transporter permease has product MTSSAVLPRWIYLPAALGALFVAVPLVAVAAKVDWPRFWSLITSPASLSALELSLKTAAASTVLCLILGVPMALVLARSETRVVRMVRPLILLPLVLPPVVGGIALLYAYGRLGLIGQYLDAAGIQIAFTTTAVVLAQTFVSLPFLVISLEGAARTAGNDFEVVAATLGAKPTTVWWRVTLPLLAPGLVSGAVLAFARALGEFGATLTFAGSREGVTRTLPLEIYLQRESDADSAVALSLLLVVVAAVVVVGLGSRRLRAGGANAW; this is encoded by the coding sequence TTGACCTCGTCGGCCGTCCTCCCTCGCTGGATCTACCTCCCGGCCGCGCTCGGGGCGTTGTTCGTCGCCGTTCCGCTCGTGGCGGTGGCGGCCAAGGTCGACTGGCCGCGGTTCTGGTCGTTGATCACCAGCCCGGCATCGCTGTCGGCGTTGGAGCTGAGCCTGAAAACCGCCGCGGCGAGCACCGTGCTCTGCCTGATCCTGGGTGTCCCGATGGCGCTGGTGTTGGCTCGCAGCGAGACCAGGGTGGTCCGGATGGTTCGGCCGTTGATCCTGCTGCCGCTGGTGCTTCCGCCGGTGGTCGGCGGCATCGCGCTGCTCTACGCGTACGGCCGCCTGGGCCTGATCGGCCAGTACCTGGATGCCGCGGGGATCCAGATCGCGTTCACCACGACCGCCGTCGTGCTGGCGCAGACGTTCGTATCGCTGCCGTTCCTGGTCATCTCGCTGGAGGGCGCCGCGCGCACCGCCGGTAACGACTTCGAGGTGGTCGCCGCGACCCTGGGTGCGAAGCCCACGACGGTGTGGTGGCGGGTGACGCTGCCACTGCTGGCTCCCGGGCTGGTGTCCGGCGCGGTGCTGGCTTTCGCGAGGGCGCTGGGGGAGTTCGGCGCTACGCTGACGTTCGCGGGTTCCCGCGAGGGCGTCACACGCACACTTCCGCTGGAGATCTATCTTCAGCGGGAGAGCGACGCCGACTCCGCGGTCGCGCTGTCGTTGCTGCTCGTCGTGGTCGCCGCGGTCGTCGTCGTCGGTCTTGGCAGCAGGCGGCTGCGTGCCGGGGGCGCCAATGCGTGGTGA
- a CDS encoding sulfate/molybdate ABC transporter ATP-binding protein — MTGISVRAVVENRGVDIEFAVAAGEVLAVLGPNGAGKSTTLHVIAGLVRPDDGVVHVGGRVLTDTETGTHVATHDRRVGLLLQDPLLFPHLSVAANVAFSPRSSKADAARWLDEVEAGDLADRMPRQLSGGQAQRIALARALAAEPDVLLLDEPLAGLDVGVAATMRTLLSRVMVRDGRSAVLITHDLVDVLTLADTVLILEEGKIAEKGSTASVLASPRSKFGARVAGVNLVIGTAGDDGVLTTPWASSWHGVAGPDVVAGRPAVALFSPTAVAVYRDKPHGSPRNTIAVTVAELDSHGSSIRVRAEDQPDGAPGLAADITTDSAAELRLTPGEQVYFSVKAQEVTLLPSP, encoded by the coding sequence GTGACGGGCATCAGTGTGCGCGCTGTGGTCGAAAACCGCGGTGTTGACATCGAATTCGCGGTTGCCGCCGGAGAGGTCCTCGCCGTGCTGGGCCCCAACGGGGCGGGCAAGTCGACGACCCTGCACGTGATCGCGGGGCTGGTGCGGCCCGATGACGGCGTCGTTCATGTCGGTGGCCGCGTGTTGACCGACACCGAGACCGGCACGCATGTCGCCACTCATGACCGCCGGGTCGGGCTGCTGTTGCAGGATCCGCTGTTGTTTCCGCATCTGAGCGTCGCCGCCAACGTCGCGTTCTCGCCGCGCAGCTCCAAAGCGGATGCGGCGCGCTGGCTGGACGAGGTCGAGGCAGGCGACCTTGCCGATCGCATGCCGCGACAGCTGTCCGGGGGGCAGGCGCAACGGATCGCCCTGGCTCGCGCGCTGGCGGCTGAGCCGGATGTCCTGCTGCTCGACGAGCCGTTGGCCGGCCTGGACGTCGGGGTGGCCGCCACCATGCGCACGCTGCTGAGCCGGGTGATGGTCCGCGACGGCCGATCGGCGGTGCTGATCACCCACGACCTGGTCGACGTGCTGACCCTCGCCGACACGGTGCTCATCCTCGAGGAGGGCAAGATCGCCGAAAAGGGTTCGACCGCATCGGTTTTAGCGTCGCCGAGGAGCAAGTTCGGGGCGCGAGTCGCCGGTGTGAACCTCGTGATCGGCACCGCGGGCGACGACGGAGTGCTGACGACGCCGTGGGCGTCCTCCTGGCATGGCGTCGCCGGGCCCGATGTCGTCGCGGGACGCCCCGCGGTCGCCTTGTTCTCGCCGACGGCCGTCGCTGTGTACCGGGACAAGCCGCACGGCAGCCCCCGCAACACGATCGCCGTGACCGTCGCCGAACTCGACAGCCACGGATCGTCGATCCGGGTGCGCGCCGAGGATCAGCCAGACGGTGCGCCCGGTCTGGCCGCCGACATCACCACCGATTCGGCGGCCGAACTGCGGCTGACGCCGGGGGAGCAGGTGTACTTCTCGGTGAAGGCCCAGGAGGTCACCCTGCTCCCGAGCCCGTAA
- a CDS encoding alanine and proline-rich secreted protein Apa: MDQPDAMGAHRKGLSKSLALAALTGATAVALALPSIAQAQPEPTPTPEPPPSGNTFIQGPPPPPADPNAPPPPPADPNAPAPPPADPNAPPAPPADPNAPAPPPVDPGRVDNAAGGLSFVVPAGWKVSDATQLSYGQVLLTKIAPEGAEPPNDTSVLLGRLDLKLFAGAETDNTKAAQRLASDMGEFFMPFPGTRVNQQTVQLDAAGMPGVASYYEVKFTDTNKPTGQIWAGVVGEPVEPGTPRGQRTPQRWFVVWLGTETNPVPKEEAIALANSIRPYTPPAAPPPPDPNAPPPPADPNAPPPPPADPNAPPARPGVGVAVPVAPEAAPGMLPPS, encoded by the coding sequence ATGGATCAGCCGGACGCCATGGGCGCACACCGCAAGGGCCTCTCGAAGTCGCTGGCGCTCGCAGCGCTGACCGGCGCCACCGCAGTGGCGCTGGCGCTGCCGTCGATCGCGCAAGCGCAGCCGGAGCCCACGCCGACGCCAGAGCCGCCGCCAAGCGGCAACACGTTCATTCAGGGGCCACCGCCTCCGCCCGCGGACCCGAACGCACCGCCGCCCCCGCCGGCGGATCCGAATGCACCAGCACCGCCGCCTGCGGATCCCAACGCACCGCCGGCCCCACCCGCGGATCCGAACGCACCGGCCCCGCCGCCCGTCGACCCGGGCCGGGTCGACAACGCCGCCGGCGGACTGAGCTTCGTCGTGCCCGCCGGCTGGAAGGTCTCCGACGCCACCCAGCTCTCGTACGGCCAGGTGCTGTTGACGAAGATCGCGCCCGAAGGCGCTGAGCCGCCGAACGATACGAGCGTGCTCCTCGGACGGCTCGACCTCAAGCTGTTCGCAGGTGCCGAAACCGACAACACCAAAGCGGCGCAACGGCTTGCGTCGGATATGGGCGAGTTCTTCATGCCGTTCCCCGGCACTCGTGTGAACCAGCAGACGGTTCAACTCGATGCGGCGGGTATGCCCGGTGTGGCGTCGTACTACGAGGTGAAGTTCACCGACACCAACAAGCCGACCGGTCAGATCTGGGCCGGCGTGGTCGGTGAGCCCGTCGAGCCCGGCACGCCGCGCGGCCAGCGGACCCCGCAGCGCTGGTTCGTCGTCTGGCTCGGAACCGAAACCAACCCGGTGCCAAAGGAAGAGGCCATCGCGTTGGCCAACTCGATCCGGCCGTACACGCCGCCCGCGGCGCCTCCGCCACCGGACCCGAACGCACCGCCTCCGCCGGCCGATCCGAACGCACCGCCGCCTCCGCCGGCTGACCCCAACGCGCCGCCCGCGCGGCCGGGTGTCGGCGTCGCTGTGCCGGTGGCACCCGAGGCAGCGCCGGGAATGCTCCCGCCGTCCTGA
- a CDS encoding CDGP domain-containing protein yields the protein MKALVALAISALTASGIAVALAAPANAGCQAGWTPWGGGEICDGPVAPDGNFERCQTTGVLGFGGTNCFIVNVATAQPPRVGP from the coding sequence ATGAAAGCACTTGTTGCACTGGCGATCAGTGCGTTGACGGCAAGCGGCATCGCCGTAGCCTTGGCTGCTCCGGCGAACGCCGGCTGCCAGGCGGGCTGGACCCCGTGGGGTGGCGGCGAGATCTGCGACGGACCGGTCGCACCCGACGGCAACTTCGAGCGCTGCCAGACCACAGGTGTACTCGGGTTCGGCGGGACCAACTGCTTCATCGTCAACGTCGCCACCGCCCAGCCACCGCGGGTTGGCCCCTGA